The proteins below are encoded in one region of Sulfolobus islandicus Y.N.15.51:
- a CDS encoding PaREP1 family protein, translating into MKNIISYLEEAEEFLRRGDTVQASEKYYKAAEEAIKILSNRFRLVSVLEEVSKKGRWKAEILFKAARLLDPSLPGIFTMWKNAWKLHEDGFHEDSLDIEMVYELKRKVVDILLKYKDNLT; encoded by the coding sequence ATGAAAAATATAATAAGTTACTTAGAGGAGGCTGAGGAGTTTTTAAGGAGAGGGGATACTGTTCAAGCTTCTGAAAAATATTATAAGGCTGCTGAAGAGGCAATAAAAATATTATCTAATAGATTTAGGCTCGTTAGTGTTCTTGAAGAAGTTTCTAAAAAGGGAAGATGGAAAGCCGAAATATTATTTAAAGCTGCACGACTTCTCGATCCCTCTTTACCAGGTATTTTTACTATGTGGAAAAACGCGTGGAAACTTCACGAAGATGGTTTTCATGAAGATAGTTTAGATATAGAAATGGTTTATGAACTAAAAAGGAAAGTTGTTGATATTCTATTGAAATATAAAGATAATCTAACTTAA
- a CDS encoding hydroxyacid-oxoacid transhydrogenase — MSNANYIAYTPTNDSVFVIEVPRIKFGLGAVKEVGFEAKRLGFKSVLLVVGKRLSQSKLTEEVIQKLEEASISVKKIEEVKVEPDDEALIEAYKKIKDERVDGFVALGGGSTIDTAKVLDLLHTYPAELSEYINAPIGKGSVPPGPIKPLIAIPTTAGTGSESTAVAVLDVKSLKVKTGISNPYIRPAVALVDPLTTLTLPPMVTASTGLDVLNHAIESFTSRPYTSRQIPESPLKRAVYAGSTPVGDIFASKAIEWVNRYLRRAVANPNDIEARYYMMLGASIAGIGFGHAGVHLPHAMAYPIAGMVEKWYPPDYDFGYAIVPHGISTAIPAAYAFRYLAKFYPERFAEVLRIMGIETSNDPKEISETISEYYLHLLEDLSIPTKLRDIGFSESHLDKLVEGTLAQRRLLEQSPKRLSREELKKIFMEAI; from the coding sequence ATGAGTAATGCTAATTACATAGCTTATACGCCTACCAACGATTCTGTTTTTGTGATAGAAGTTCCTAGGATAAAATTTGGATTAGGAGCTGTTAAGGAAGTAGGCTTTGAAGCTAAGAGGTTAGGCTTTAAGAGTGTGCTTCTAGTAGTTGGCAAAAGGCTTTCACAAAGTAAATTAACAGAAGAGGTCATACAAAAACTAGAAGAAGCTTCCATATCAGTAAAGAAAATAGAAGAAGTTAAAGTTGAACCAGATGATGAAGCGCTAATAGAGGCATATAAGAAAATAAAGGATGAGAGAGTTGATGGTTTTGTAGCGCTAGGTGGAGGATCTACAATAGATACAGCTAAAGTTTTGGATTTACTTCACACATATCCAGCTGAGTTATCAGAATATATAAATGCACCAATAGGTAAGGGTAGTGTTCCACCAGGACCAATAAAGCCTTTAATAGCAATCCCTACTACTGCTGGCACGGGAAGTGAAAGTACGGCAGTAGCGGTATTAGACGTTAAGTCTTTAAAAGTTAAAACGGGTATAAGTAATCCCTATATAAGACCTGCAGTAGCATTAGTAGATCCATTAACTACTTTAACTTTACCCCCTATGGTAACTGCATCTACTGGTTTAGATGTTCTAAATCACGCGATAGAATCATTTACTTCTAGGCCATATACTTCTAGACAAATTCCAGAATCTCCTCTGAAAAGAGCAGTCTATGCTGGATCTACGCCAGTAGGTGATATTTTCGCATCTAAGGCGATAGAATGGGTGAATCGATATTTAAGAAGAGCAGTAGCAAATCCTAATGATATTGAAGCTAGGTACTATATGATGTTAGGTGCAAGTATAGCAGGCATAGGCTTTGGTCATGCAGGAGTTCATTTACCTCATGCAATGGCCTATCCTATTGCAGGTATGGTAGAGAAATGGTACCCTCCAGATTATGATTTCGGATATGCTATAGTTCCCCACGGAATTTCTACTGCTATACCAGCAGCTTATGCTTTTAGATATTTAGCTAAATTTTATCCAGAAAGATTTGCTGAAGTTTTAAGAATAATGGGTATAGAAACTAGTAATGACCCTAAGGAAATATCTGAGACAATTTCCGAATATTATTTACATTTACTTGAAGACCTTTCCATACCTACAAAGCTGAGAGATATAGGATTCTCAGAATCACATTTAGATAAATTAGTAGAGGGTACGTTAGCTCAGAGAAGATTACTTGAGCAGTCACCTAAAAGGTTATCTAGAGAGGAATTAAAAAAGATTTTTATGGAAGCTATTTGA
- a CDS encoding zinc-dependent alcohol dehydrogenase gives MWKIFYHGKFYKLFINDENPNKEEIKIIPKYIGICGTDKNIYLGKKKVNEPLVIGHEISGITVDGNKVVVFPNYWCGKCKNCKKGFYNSCRNKISIGVNTNGGLAEWINVPKQYVFKIPEDLDLRLGALVEPTAVAFSALRKINTNIEDIIVIGGGSIGSLISIVAKVLGFKPIILEKDPRKIERLKQKGLPATYDIEEDFDAQIAIIDTVNSRESIALSLKLLQGAVANSQLIITGLDEENIILNRDIIVRNEIIVQGSIIYTPADFSRSIQIIDKNKEIFSKIIDKIADSENINDWFKAYVIDEPNLKVLISLNN, from the coding sequence TTGTGGAAAATTTTTTATCATGGTAAATTTTATAAATTATTCATAAATGATGAAAACCCTAACAAAGAAGAGATAAAAATAATACCAAAGTATATAGGAATTTGCGGAACAGATAAAAATATATATTTAGGAAAAAAGAAGGTTAATGAACCATTAGTAATAGGGCATGAAATATCAGGGATAACTGTTGATGGGAATAAAGTAGTAGTTTTCCCAAATTATTGGTGTGGGAAATGTAAGAATTGTAAGAAAGGATTTTATAATAGCTGTAGGAATAAGATTTCTATAGGCGTTAACACCAATGGTGGATTAGCAGAGTGGATTAACGTTCCAAAACAATATGTTTTTAAAATCCCCGAGGATTTGGATCTTAGATTAGGAGCACTTGTAGAACCTACTGCAGTAGCCTTTTCAGCATTAAGAAAAATAAATACAAATATAGAAGATATTATAGTAATTGGAGGAGGAAGTATCGGTTCGTTAATTTCAATAGTAGCTAAAGTTCTTGGATTTAAACCAATAATACTTGAAAAAGATCCCAGAAAAATAGAGAGACTAAAGCAAAAAGGTCTTCCAGCAACTTACGATATTGAAGAAGATTTTGACGCCCAAATTGCCATAATAGATACTGTGAATAGTAGAGAAAGTATAGCATTAAGTTTAAAGTTGCTTCAAGGTGCAGTAGCTAATTCTCAATTGATTATTACTGGCTTAGATGAGGAAAATATAATATTAAATAGGGATATAATAGTTAGAAACGAAATAATAGTTCAAGGTTCTATAATATATACTCCTGCTGATTTTAGTAGATCTATACAAATTATAGATAAAAATAAAGAAATATTTAGTAAAATTATAGATAAAATAGCAGATAGCGAGAACATTAATGATTGGTTTAAAGCATACGTAATAGATGAGCCTAATTTAAAAGTATTAATTAGCCTAAATAATTAA
- a CDS encoding HEPN domain-containing protein: MHELHYVLCKRSLEYLKASEDSLNRGLYDVSGVLAQISAELSIKATILFLGYSFPETHEIRKLLSILSSLTLRDEIQNFVKSRRGELILLENARTRGQYLSYGLDREDAEVCLNIAKEIINLMKKIWGNKWCSD; encoded by the coding sequence ATGCATGAATTACATTATGTGTTATGTAAGAGATCTTTGGAATACTTAAAAGCATCTGAAGATTCTTTAAATAGAGGTTTGTATGACGTTAGCGGCGTATTAGCTCAAATATCTGCGGAACTTTCAATTAAGGCTACAATACTATTTTTAGGATATTCATTTCCAGAAACACATGAAATTAGGAAACTACTTAGTATTTTATCTTCTTTAACTTTAAGAGATGAGATACAAAACTTTGTTAAGTCTAGAAGGGGAGAATTAATACTTTTAGAGAATGCTAGAACAAGAGGACAGTATTTATCTTACGGTTTAGATAGGGAAGATGCAGAAGTTTGTTTAAATATTGCTAAGGAGATTATTAATTTAATGAAAAAGATATGGGGGAATAAGTGGTGTTCGGATTAG
- a CDS encoding AbrB/MazE/SpoVT family DNA-binding domain-containing protein, which translates to MKVKVTRNFQVTIPSEIREKLGIKEGDYVEVTLDESNGTIIIKPYVRKWTTIRLNKKVGQEDIDKAVEEALNDSS; encoded by the coding sequence ATGAAAGTAAAGGTTACTAGAAACTTTCAAGTTACTATACCCTCTGAGATAAGAGAAAAATTAGGTATAAAGGAAGGAGATTACGTCGAAGTAACTTTAGATGAAAGTAATGGAACTATAATAATTAAACCGTATGTAAGAAAGTGGACTACAATAAGGTTAAATAAAAAAGTGGGTCAAGAGGATATAGATAAGGCAGTTGAGGAGGCATTAAATGATAGTAGTTGA
- a CDS encoding MaoC family dehydratase yields MEYKVGYKFTTKRRTITDADIILFVGLTGDWHPAHLDDLYAKNSIFGKRVAHGFLTLSILQGLLAQHKIVEDIIALLGINNVKFKSPVFVGDTIWSECEITDSRESKSRPNNFIVTIHCIGKKQDNSDVLEYEVIELMKY; encoded by the coding sequence GTGGAATATAAGGTGGGATATAAGTTTACCACTAAAAGAAGGACAATCACTGACGCTGATATTATATTATTTGTAGGTTTAACGGGTGACTGGCATCCAGCACATTTGGACGACCTTTACGCTAAAAATTCAATATTCGGTAAAAGAGTAGCACATGGTTTTTTAACCCTTTCTATTCTTCAAGGTTTATTAGCACAACATAAAATAGTTGAAGATATAATAGCATTGTTAGGAATAAATAACGTTAAGTTTAAGTCTCCAGTTTTCGTTGGAGATACTATATGGTCAGAGTGTGAAATAACGGATAGTAGGGAGAGTAAAAGTAGACCAAATAATTTTATTGTAACGATACATTGTATTGGAAAGAAACAAGATAATAGTGATGTTTTAGAATATGAGGTTATAGAGCTAATGAAATATTAA
- a CDS encoding MFS transporter, which produces MEGKINKYHIILLITVFFGWAVSATDIVLNAFLINQITNAFHISDAIFGIIGIAFGAGDGLGGFLFRRINDLRWGRKLTFLTTLVGVMVFTALTGLPVNFPMYVISRLGAGIFSDGEMTAGWVLLAEQIPTGRRSWFISISQGGVAVGYFLADTFAGTFASPSALGWRAGFLANALFGLAAYLIRLEIRESPLWSRIIQVKALEKASIRQGISEIFKGCYKLVTILAFIGLSAAFFATAFS; this is translated from the coding sequence ATGGAAGGTAAAATTAACAAATATCATATAATACTCTTAATTACTGTTTTCTTTGGTTGGGCAGTTTCAGCTACTGATATAGTACTAAATGCTTTTCTTATAAATCAAATTACAAATGCATTTCACATAAGTGATGCAATTTTTGGAATTATCGGCATAGCTTTTGGTGCAGGAGACGGATTAGGAGGATTTCTGTTTAGAAGAATAAATGACTTACGATGGGGAAGAAAGCTAACATTTTTAACTACACTAGTTGGTGTTATGGTATTTACTGCATTAACTGGTCTTCCAGTAAACTTTCCTATGTATGTTATAAGTAGATTAGGGGCGGGAATTTTTAGTGATGGTGAAATGACAGCTGGTTGGGTATTATTAGCAGAGCAAATACCCACAGGAAGAAGATCATGGTTTATTTCTATCTCGCAAGGAGGAGTAGCGGTTGGGTATTTTCTTGCAGATACTTTTGCAGGTACGTTCGCTTCACCGTCTGCTTTAGGCTGGAGAGCTGGATTTTTAGCCAACGCATTATTTGGGTTAGCTGCATATCTAATAAGGTTAGAGATAAGAGAATCACCACTATGGAGTAGAATAATTCAAGTTAAAGCCCTAGAAAAAGCATCCATTAGGCAAGGAATTTCAGAAATATTCAAAGGGTGCTATAAGCTAGTTACTATTCTGGCCTTTATAGGACTTTCCGCTGCATTTTTTGCTACAGCCTTTTCATGA
- a CDS encoding MFS transporter has translation MLQPFHDYYYEDWYIIGGITRTPLPTLIFTIIVFYGFALGHFIANLTEGWFMDKFGTRKVALITFITVPALIIYWLVPDNVSYIADFLILFLVGYGFQTIWGFAPAYMPQIYPTRIRHSGEGFLWL, from the coding sequence TTGCTACAGCCTTTTCATGATTATTACTATGAAGATTGGTACATCATAGGAGGTATAACAAGGACTCCATTACCTACTCTTATATTTACTATTATAGTTTTTTACGGGTTTGCATTAGGTCACTTTATTGCTAATTTAACAGAAGGCTGGTTTATGGATAAATTTGGAACTAGAAAAGTTGCTTTAATAACATTTATTACTGTACCTGCATTGATAATATATTGGCTAGTTCCAGATAATGTGTCATATATAGCGGACTTTTTAATACTGTTCTTAGTTGGTTATGGTTTTCAGACTATATGGGGCTTTGCTCCCGCTTATATGCCTCAAATATATCCTACAAGAATTAGGCATAGTGGAGAGGGATTTCTATGGCTTTAA
- a CDS encoding PaREP1 family protein has protein sequence MNSQILKSSADVYLEEAEEFLRRGDTVQASEKYYKAAEEAIKILALSLNLEILDSVKKEGWSLKFLNRAVYQISKFLGEDIIEYWNSATAIYTVNLDLETLKLLANDVAKLVEIANEKYNKLLRGG, from the coding sequence ATGAATAGTCAAATACTCAAATCTTCTGCTGATGTATATTTAGAGGAGGCTGAGGAGTTTTTAAGGAGAGGGGATACTGTTCAAGCTTCTGAAAAATATTATAAGGCTGCTGAAGAGGCAATAAAAATATTAGCACTGTCTTTAAATCTAGAAATATTAGATAGTGTTAAGAAAGAAGGATGGAGCTTAAAATTTCTTAATAGAGCCGTTTATCAGATATCCAAATTTCTTGGCGAAGACATAATAGAGTATTGGAACAGCGCGACTGCAATCTATACTGTCAATTTAGATTTAGAGACGTTAAAGTTATTAGCTAATGACGTAGCTAAATTAGTGGAAATTGCAAATGAAAAATATAATAAGTTACTTAGAGGAGGCTGA
- a CDS encoding acyl-CoA synthetase family protein, which produces MTTVLEEYEAIHKELRQEASIRTDYPPSSSEVLWNKKIMTMPREELEKLKTFRLKRIVKWAWDHVEFYRKFWKSKGFEPDMIKDWRDIIKIPVLRKDELRKDLQQNPPFGSIFVPELAKRIRFVGATSGSTGLPTFQGWGALELDYFEEAQARYLWTFAEVKPTKVYANYLNMSGFYSWGPPLVETAMWRCGATAIAGGGETYFNWKNRHNLIFKLWKVDVFATTPWLHRLIGEEALLEGWETPFKVLLLHGGAAAENTKKKLFKVHPNAKLAISVWGTTDGHMAIEVPGLDGQLVIWEDMEIFDVVDPKTDESVSEGERGELIATLLNHFTMPLIRYSLGDYVKNEFLIDPDPKYGITHMRFAEPIPGRVEWMFTVKGKLLLPIYIEDAINEIQDTTGMFNILVYDNQMDKLKIGIETRRSEVDANYDREAREILANKIGISPDDIEIEWVKPGQTVWTGYKLQVFLDQRKKK; this is translated from the coding sequence ATGACTACAGTTTTAGAAGAATATGAAGCAATTCATAAAGAGTTAAGGCAAGAGGCATCAATCAGAACAGATTACCCACCATCATCATCAGAAGTTTTATGGAATAAGAAAATAATGACAATGCCTAGGGAGGAGTTAGAGAAATTAAAGACTTTTAGGCTTAAAAGGATTGTAAAATGGGCCTGGGATCATGTGGAGTTTTATAGGAAGTTTTGGAAGAGTAAGGGATTCGAACCGGATATGATTAAGGATTGGAGAGATATTATTAAGATACCAGTCTTAAGAAAAGATGAGCTAAGAAAAGACTTACAACAAAATCCACCATTTGGATCAATTTTCGTTCCAGAATTAGCTAAAAGGATTAGGTTTGTTGGAGCTACTTCCGGATCCACTGGCTTACCTACTTTTCAAGGTTGGGGTGCATTAGAATTAGACTATTTTGAGGAGGCACAAGCTAGATATTTATGGACTTTTGCAGAGGTTAAGCCAACTAAGGTTTATGCAAATTACCTAAATATGAGTGGATTTTATAGTTGGGGTCCGCCATTAGTTGAGACCGCAATGTGGAGATGTGGAGCTACTGCAATAGCTGGTGGAGGTGAAACGTATTTTAACTGGAAAAATAGACATAATTTAATATTTAAACTCTGGAAAGTTGACGTATTTGCTACAACACCTTGGTTACATAGGTTAATAGGAGAAGAGGCTTTGTTAGAGGGTTGGGAGACTCCATTCAAAGTACTTCTGTTACATGGTGGAGCAGCAGCAGAAAATACCAAAAAGAAACTTTTTAAAGTTCATCCGAATGCTAAACTGGCAATAAGTGTTTGGGGTACTACTGATGGGCATATGGCTATTGAGGTTCCAGGTTTAGATGGGCAATTAGTAATATGGGAAGATATGGAGATATTTGACGTAGTAGATCCTAAGACTGATGAATCAGTATCAGAAGGCGAAAGGGGTGAATTAATAGCAACATTACTTAATCATTTTACAATGCCCCTAATCCGTTATAGTTTAGGAGATTATGTAAAGAATGAATTTCTAATTGACCCAGATCCTAAGTATGGTATTACTCATATGCGATTTGCTGAGCCAATACCGGGAAGGGTAGAATGGATGTTTACAGTAAAAGGGAAATTACTTTTGCCAATTTATATAGAAGATGCCATAAATGAAATCCAAGACACTACTGGCATGTTTAATATTTTAGTTTATGACAATCAAATGGATAAGTTGAAAATTGGGATTGAAACTAGGAGGAGTGAAGTGGATGCTAATTATGATAGGGAGGCTAGGGAGATCTTAGCTAATAAAATTGGAATAAGTCCAGATGATATAGAAATAGAATGGGTTAAGCCTGGGCAAACAGTTTGGACAGGATATAAATTGCAAGTATTTTTAGATCAAAGAAAGAAAAAATAA
- a CDS encoding MFS transporter, giving the protein MANNLRWYIILIVFCLIIVDYIDRGLITVILPVIKPEFHISSFEAGIIGDGFTFGYLIMNPLVGYFLDKYGPKKTFSRFAVFWGLIQAINVFAFSAFYFIVTRVLLGIAEAVGFPGVTKIVANWLRRDEKARGGTISDSGVNLGIVFGSLFMIGMFSIFPEELAWRLGFLISGVLAIVLGLVLGYLLFDLPELHPKISRQELDYILANRDNVSQRKKVPLTSWFSNKNYWGYMQGLGAQAGIFFGLFTWLPLYLYYARHFSLSFTLTYTALIWSFGFIGEIIGGFIIDKIVKNNPNLGFKVGFAVSSIAVTLGLAATIFVSSPIEAVEILMITFFFLRWSGIQWAAPSFLVPAELSGQFGGHIGFWETLWGIVIPIVFGATVEVTHAYFLGMEILVGVGLIYFIGTVLVTDYKVMGIKEE; this is encoded by the coding sequence ATGGCCAATAATTTAAGATGGTACATAATCTTAATAGTATTTTGTTTAATAATAGTTGATTATATTGATAGGGGACTTATTACAGTGATTTTACCAGTAATTAAACCAGAATTTCATATTAGTTCATTTGAAGCAGGAATAATAGGGGACGGATTTACTTTTGGATACTTAATCATGAATCCTTTAGTAGGTTATTTCTTAGATAAGTATGGCCCAAAGAAGACTTTTAGCAGATTTGCGGTCTTTTGGGGATTAATTCAGGCAATTAACGTTTTTGCATTTTCAGCATTTTATTTCATAGTTACTAGAGTATTGCTAGGAATCGCAGAGGCGGTTGGATTCCCTGGAGTTACTAAAATAGTAGCTAATTGGCTTAGAAGAGATGAAAAAGCAAGAGGCGGTACCATATCTGATTCTGGAGTTAATTTAGGGATAGTGTTCGGGTCATTATTTATGATAGGAATGTTTTCTATATTTCCAGAAGAATTAGCATGGAGACTAGGATTTTTAATTAGTGGAGTCTTAGCTATAGTATTAGGATTAGTATTAGGTTATTTATTATTTGATTTACCAGAGTTGCATCCAAAAATATCTAGGCAGGAGTTGGATTATATATTAGCTAATAGAGATAATGTTTCTCAAAGAAAAAAAGTACCACTAACAAGCTGGTTTTCAAATAAGAATTACTGGGGTTACATGCAAGGTTTAGGAGCACAAGCTGGAATATTTTTTGGTCTTTTTACGTGGTTACCATTATATTTGTATTACGCTAGACATTTCTCATTATCTTTCACACTTACATATACTGCATTAATATGGAGTTTTGGCTTTATAGGAGAAATAATAGGAGGGTTTATAATTGATAAAATAGTTAAAAATAATCCTAATTTAGGTTTTAAAGTTGGTTTCGCAGTAAGTTCTATTGCTGTAACATTAGGATTAGCAGCTACAATATTTGTATCTTCCCCTATAGAAGCAGTAGAGATTTTAATGATTACCTTTTTCTTCCTGAGATGGTCCGGTATACAATGGGCTGCACCTTCATTTCTGGTACCTGCAGAACTTTCGGGTCAGTTTGGAGGACATATAGGATTTTGGGAAACCTTATGGGGTATAGTAATTCCCATAGTCTTTGGAGCTACAGTAGAGGTTACTCATGCATATTTTTTAGGTATGGAGATCTTAGTAGGAGTTGGACTCATATATTTCATAGGAACAGTTTTAGTTACGGATTATAAGGTAATGGGGATAAAGGAGGAATAG
- a CDS encoding nucleotidyltransferase domain-containing protein produces the protein MFGLERIEFLEKNWRKIAETVLHKSREIANVKEVIVFGSVIKGKTMGASDLDLALIIRGLNKSEISKLLIKIHSALPDEISEIIDLTIIAEEDEDDFLKFVGNNYVIISD, from the coding sequence GTGTTCGGATTAGAAAGAATAGAATTTTTGGAGAAAAATTGGAGAAAAATTGCTGAGACAGTTCTACATAAATCTAGGGAAATAGCTAATGTAAAAGAGGTAATAGTTTTCGGCTCAGTTATTAAGGGCAAAACCATGGGTGCAAGTGACTTAGATCTCGCCCTAATTATTAGGGGACTAAATAAGAGCGAGATAAGCAAACTATTAATTAAAATCCATTCAGCCTTACCAGACGAAATTTCAGAAATAATAGATTTAACCATAATTGCAGAAGAAGATGAGGACGATTTTCTAAAATTTGTAGGTAATAATTATGTTATAATTAGTGACTAA
- a CDS encoding SDR family NAD(P)-dependent oxidoreductase, giving the protein MMDFRGKVVLVTGSSSGIGRSTVELFAKLNANVVGIDMNDEWGKGLESELRSKGLDFTHFHGDVGKIEDLKKVVDYVSEKYGKLDVLVNNAGIAEWKYFEELTYEDCERVIRVNLFPTIFLAKFALPLLKKSQNASIINVGSVTAERGEDNLLCYAASKGGVHAITISLARVLAKYNIRVNAVIPGPIDTPINWVRTRGPEKEKWEQWIKQVVLLGRWGKPEEVASVIAFLASDLATFITGSLIAVDGGYLIR; this is encoded by the coding sequence ATGATGGATTTTAGGGGCAAAGTTGTCTTAGTAACTGGCTCTTCCTCTGGTATTGGCAGGTCTACTGTTGAACTATTTGCTAAGCTCAATGCTAATGTGGTTGGGATTGATATGAATGATGAGTGGGGTAAGGGATTGGAGAGTGAGTTAAGAAGTAAGGGATTAGATTTCACACATTTTCACGGCGATGTTGGAAAGATTGAGGATTTAAAGAAGGTTGTGGATTACGTTAGTGAAAAATACGGTAAGTTAGATGTTTTAGTTAATAATGCAGGTATCGCAGAGTGGAAGTATTTTGAGGAGCTTACATATGAGGATTGCGAAAGAGTTATTAGAGTTAATCTTTTTCCTACAATTTTCTTAGCAAAGTTTGCATTACCACTGTTAAAAAAATCTCAAAATGCTAGTATTATTAACGTGGGTTCAGTTACAGCAGAGAGAGGTGAGGATAATTTATTATGCTATGCTGCCAGTAAAGGTGGAGTTCACGCCATTACCATATCCTTAGCTAGGGTTTTAGCTAAATATAATATACGCGTTAATGCCGTAATACCAGGGCCAATTGATACTCCAATTAATTGGGTTAGAACTAGGGGTCCAGAAAAGGAAAAGTGGGAACAATGGATTAAACAAGTGGTTCTTTTAGGTAGGTGGGGAAAGCCGGAAGAAGTAGCCTCTGTAATAGCCTTTCTAGCCTCAGATTTAGCTACATTCATTACAGGATCGTTAATAGCAGTAGATGGAGGATACTTAATAAGGTGA
- a CDS encoding PIN domain-containing protein → MIVVDTNILVYSTFEDSKNHSKALEIIEKEDVKIPQIVVYEFLWVLAKLTSDVSLIKTKIEELREFEIICESPEIILNGVKMLKEDGKPLKMLNDYVVLALAKELKGDLATYDEKLRKIAEKHGVRIIP, encoded by the coding sequence ATGATAGTAGTTGATACAAATATATTAGTTTATTCAACTTTTGAAGATTCCAAAAATCATTCTAAAGCTCTGGAAATTATAGAAAAGGAGGACGTTAAAATTCCGCAGATAGTCGTTTATGAGTTTTTATGGGTTTTAGCCAAACTTACATCAGATGTTTCCTTAATAAAAACTAAGATTGAAGAGTTAAGAGAGTTTGAAATTATATGTGAAAGCCCAGAAATCATACTTAATGGCGTAAAAATGTTAAAGGAAGACGGTAAACCTTTAAAGATGTTAAATGATTATGTTGTTCTAGCCTTAGCTAAAGAATTAAAAGGAGATTTAGCAACCTATGATGAAAAATTAAGGAAAATTGCTGAAAAACATGGTGTAAGAATAATTCCTTAA
- a CDS encoding N-acyl homoserine lactonase family protein translates to MKAKKIYLLDLGMLGGDSGWFLPGAAGGAKTYSNRNATSQWIEIPVSAALIEHPEGYILLDTGIAPDAMQTHEKGLMEAFPIIKFSEENKLEKQLALVNVKPEDIKAVVISHLHLDHIGQAGIFKDLRTPIFVQKKELEYALLMLWQGKGGAYDYSDLAPLRGANWIPIADEKFEIAEGVIAEFTGGHTPGHQVLHVITEAGNTYILTGDYLHLVKEMEIEAKGWLLGDAEEWHTYIRKLKYLVSKPKTKLVAGHDVNLWNTYPKAPKALE, encoded by the coding sequence ATGAAAGCGAAGAAAATATATCTCCTAGATTTAGGTATGTTAGGAGGAGATTCTGGTTGGTTTTTACCAGGAGCTGCAGGAGGAGCTAAAACATATAGTAATAGAAATGCCACAAGTCAGTGGATTGAAATCCCAGTCTCAGCAGCGTTAATTGAGCATCCAGAAGGATATATTCTCTTAGATACTGGAATAGCACCAGATGCAATGCAGACACATGAAAAAGGTTTAATGGAAGCATTTCCTATTATAAAATTTTCAGAGGAAAATAAGTTAGAAAAACAATTGGCTTTAGTTAATGTAAAGCCAGAGGACATTAAAGCAGTTGTAATATCTCATTTACATTTGGACCATATAGGCCAGGCGGGAATATTTAAAGATTTGAGAACACCAATTTTCGTACAAAAGAAGGAATTAGAGTATGCCTTATTAATGTTATGGCAGGGTAAGGGAGGAGCGTATGATTATTCTGATTTAGCGCCTTTAAGAGGGGCTAATTGGATTCCAATAGCAGATGAGAAATTTGAGATTGCTGAAGGAGTTATAGCAGAATTCACTGGCGGACATACACCAGGACATCAAGTTCTTCACGTTATTACAGAAGCTGGTAACACTTATATTCTAACTGGAGATTATTTACACTTAGTTAAGGAAATGGAGATAGAGGCTAAAGGATGGCTTCTTGGCGATGCTGAAGAATGGCACACTTATATTAGAAAATTAAAGTATTTAGTATCTAAGCCTAAGACTAAATTGGTAGCAGGGCATGATGTAAACCTTTGGAACACTTATCCTAAAGCACCTAAAGCATTAGAGTGA